The window aggtcgacgggccgattggatatttggcacgaagttcaactaggtcaacgggccgaccggatagctggtacaaagttCAGATATGTcgaaaggttgaccggatgtctggcaaaaggtaagttactggagggaagtgacttggtgaggacgcattcctcgtTTGAGGGAACTAtggatccaacttagatccattttgaaaatctaagttgagatcgtgactagattctggtctcgagaagacagaatctaattactactctgtttatatatatatatatttgtgctaacttttattttgtAGTATAATATTTATTGCCTCGAACTAATATTTTTCTTACAGGAAAAACTTTTGCAGGAAAaaggggttcgggcgcccggaagggatccaggcgcccgaaatgCAAAAGTTTATCTCGTCACAACGTGGAGCACGCTGATTGATTGGGCCGACGTCACGCTCCAAGCGTCCGGAAGGGATTCGAGTGCCCgaagcttcctatataaggaggcctcCACCTAGAGCAAAGAACAATAACTTCCTTCTACGATTGCTCTGGTGCACtgttcctgcgacgctgcgaagctcctccgacaacctgtGACTacgttttaattttcttgttgtcggtaattCAGTtttatatagttcttgtactaatcttgtaattttttttatgaactattagtggattgtccaacgaaagcacttgatgagtgcaagccttggagtaggagtcgacaaaggctccgaaccaagtaaaaaacttggtgtgttagcattgttcttatttttctgtttccgctgcttactcaactcaatttatgattttcaacGATTGCTATTGACCCTCCCTCTAGCGAACTTTATAATCCAACAACAGTAACCTAATAACACAAGATACAATGTCCAAATGTTTTGGTCCTCAATTTTGAAGTAAGCGAGGGATAGGGCATACTTTTGTCAATCTAGTAACTTAATAACTCATTTTGGTCCTCAGATTTGGCTCAGTTGGATGAATTGCACATCCTATCTGAAGTGAGCACATAAAAGATGGTAACAATATAAAAGAAACCAACTTCAAAGTTCAGACGGTGTTCCAGTGGGTGCATAACTTGACTAGTGCCATCCTTCCTGGAAAATATTTTGTGTTCAGTTGTATATTCAAACTGAaaagtatagattttgaaatttcaAAGCTATGTTTTCTATTAAGCTTAGGTTGCTTTATGGTCTGCTGGATTAGTCTCTGCTTGCTAATGCAATGTCCAACTATGAGACACTGAATTTCTACTTGTTTGCTCTATTTATTCCTAAgactatcttcttcttcttttttccccTATATTGAAGTTAATAGAGAAGTTATCAGTGAAGAAACCTATTGGTGAAGTTAAGCGGAAAGTCTTGAAGGAAATAGCAAAGGAGCGTCAGGTCGAGTGGGATTCAGCAGAATCAGAGAAGGAGCTTCTTGTACATCCAGAGAAAGTTATAAATTGCCCGAGAACTCTCTCCtgcacacacacacaaacacagGTACGTGTGTTCATCCTTACGCATGCATCTGAGAATTTGTGATTATATTGCTCAATAAACATTGCGTATTGTGTTTggtcaaattttaaaatatttggtcTCACTATATTTAATTTTGCAGGAAGGACCACGAGCATTTGCAGATGTCAAAAATGTTTCTGTTAAACCTATATGTTCTGTACAATCAAAGGATTTTAACaggttttttcttttctctccccaTTTAAGCGATTAATAAGTGATTTAATCTTTCTACCACTTAAATGCCTATACCTACTACCAACAGAAAGAATTGCAATTCGGGGACCATGCCTCAGCTGCACATGCCATTTCAGAGTATGCTGAAAAAGCAATTCACTCTGAACAAGCTGCAGCCCATCCTGCTAATCAGAATTCTCATCCATTTGATCGGTCGACCACTGTGGATACCTTGGTATGCAAATGCAAGAAATTTAATCAAGTTGAGTTTCAGGAAGAGCAGGAACTAGACCATCTATCAGGGACACATGCTCCTTCAAATTATGACGCCAAGGCCTTGGAGAAGAGGCTCTTCTGCTCTCAGAGTTTCAGTTTATCAAACACTTTGGATGATGACAGCATAGATAGCGCCAACCTGAATGAAAAAAAAGATACTAAGAAGGAACAGTTGCATCTCTCGAACTGTTTATTCGGATATAAAATTTGATGACTCAGACGGCCATGAATCAGAGAATGGTGAACAACAGCAGTTACCTCCCCCTCCAAATAGGCCTTCTCTAGTCTTTGTGACAAAAGGTAAATACGTTCGCTTCCAGTGgtcccgtcaatccgtcccaaggtcaacaTGGAGGAGGTTATAAATCACGGACGAttattagcctttggaatagtgactaacatataagggaggtatttacctcgactttatcgagattcgaaccccagaccttattatgacaacacctcatgcgctaatcACTAGATCCATCCGAGGGGACGGCCTCCTCTAGTCTTGCCTTCACAACAGGTGGATTCACTTACTCATGTTCATCCAAACTTGCCTGATTATGCAGCACTGACTGCTCGCTTTGAAGCACTAAAAAATCTCATAGGATGTGACTTAAAACTGGTGAATCTTTAGCATATCCAAGCCAAACTATCACGTACATTTTATTGCGTATATATATCATATTTGAGTTAAAACTGGCGCTATTCTCGATTAACCTTCAATTATCAGTTAATTTTCAACTTGATCATAACAATCTCGATAAGCTTTAGACCATTATGTGTTATAAATTGCTGTAATGCAATTGAATTACATTTTCTGATAATTAGTTAATTGGTTGATCTTTGATGGTAAAAGTAAGCTTCACTTCATAATTAACTAAAGAAATAGTATCTCTGTTAACTTACATCAGCTGTTTTGTAGGAAAAAAAATAGTGATGCCATATGATGGGGCCATGCCACTCTAGATGGTCTTGGTTCATGTACAATCCAACTTGCCGTGTTGGTCTTGGGATGAGTTGACGGAGATATTAAGGAcgaacgtattcgtcttttgccacaatgTACAATCGAGCTTGTGGCAACCCATCGTGCTACaaatttaatgaaaaaaaatctaaaataaatttgaaagaatATTATCATAATTATATGTTTTTTAGATTATAAATAATtgtaaaaaatgttaaaaaaatatttgcaatttcttttaaaaaaagttaAGGATAGTTTAGTAGAATTTACGCATGAGATCGCTGACGACTTTGACAGCGGATCTAAGAATCACGACTGAATGACTTAAACCCCGAACCACTGCCACCCTTTCCGTTGTCGAAACCCTCCCTCGCCCTGTCATCCTCTCGACGGAGTCACCGCGTTGCGTTCCTTTGCCATCGCCCTCTTCCGGGTGACACGGCAAGGTCCTTGACCAGTTAGCCTCTTTGAGAATCCGGAATGGTGATCTTGGGGAAGCGCCAGAGGAGCTCCGGCAGCGGGATCCTCAATCTGTATCAGCGCGAGGTTGGAGTCCTGTCACCCAGAAATTTCTCGCATCGCGCTAGGGCTTCGGAGGTGCATGCGTCCTTTTTTTTTCACCCTCAgatctttgttttatttttatttatcatttCGTGTAAGCATTAAAGATCTGGTACTGATGAAGTTTGCACTTTCGACTAATCTCTTACAATATAACAGGGATGATTTATGCCAAACTCGGAAGTGGAAATGCAAATGCATGTTAACAATAGTTTGTTGTTGCTCGTGATAAGAGTGGAGACTGATAAGGTTCTTTACCTTGATATTCCTTTCTATGATAAGTTACGTGGGACACTAGAAAATATCTATCCAGTATGGTTAAATTTCAGCCGTGTTGGGTAGTTATCTTTGTTAAATGCTTGGAGCAAATGAGGGTTTCTAGCTCTTAGCTTGGTTCGTCGGAACAGATGTGGAACGGCTGGAACGGGCGTTCTGGCATGGGAATGCTTCATGCCATTTTAAATTTCCGGTAAATAATGTTGGTTGCTATGGGACGGCGTTGTTGAGCATTATAACGGCAAAAGAATGGAACAGATTGGAACGGAACTCTTGATTTAGATGGCTGCGGGGAAGAGATTTGAGAAGGACGTAGGGGAAGAGGGAGGAAGGAAGAaaggaaggagaagaggaatTTGGAGGATGTATGAGTGAGCGGAGGCGACGTgcggaggaagaaaggaagaagaaagaaagactgaagaattttgaaattgagccGGGTTTTTCTCCAACCACATCCGTTTATGTGGCCACAAACTTGTGCCACATGTCTCCCACTGAGAAGCGAGCAAAGGCTTAATGAGAACCACGAGTAGCCAATCTATGTTGGATTTGGTTTGGTTAGATTTACCTTATGAATTcacataaaataatttaattaaactgTGAATACATAGAGATACAAGTGAAATTAAGAATATTTTAACTTCAAATCAATAAAAGTAAACAACAATTAGGGTTTAGGAGGCTTCCTGAAGAGGCCTTGCTTGGTCATGAGGTCGTTGTAAAGTTGTTGCGACCTTGTGATAGTTAAGTTTGGTTGCTACTTTATAGTAGCAAGTCGCTGTGCCCCTAATTATGtcaattctttttctttctttttcaggTAGATAACGTCGGTTGCTATGGGACAACATTAtaattttcattatatttttctcATTATGTTATCATTGTATGATAATTATGTACTGATGTATTGATTTTTTATGGCttcatgtattttattttttattatcaatgtaatttatacatttatttaattttttcaaactattctctatttttttttaaaaaaaattctgtgATGTGGTCATTCATTGAAATGATATTGGAACTGAACAGTAGAATCCATGATGGCCGTCGCGACCGTTCTTGTGATCCTTAGCTCTTAGTATTTAACAGTTTGATGTTATCTATTTTTCTGCAACTGCAAAGGCTTACATATTCAAAGCATAATGGAGCTACTAGAGAGTAAATATGGTGATACTAAAGAGAAGTGTTGTTAGTTAATGGACATACATCTCTCATCCATTATTGCTTGCTTGTTTATCTTATTCAGCTTAGGTGATATTTATAAAGACCTTTTCTTCTgcattcatgtgtttaatgagggAAGTTCAGTGTTTTTGGCATGAAATATTAAATCAGAAAATGGCGAGTTTTTTTTTATTGGAGAGACCAAGACCTGAACATTCTGCTCACATTAatgaattttatagaggtacctgaATTTTCAATGAACATGAGACTAGCTTTGGCGATCGTATGTGTATTTAGATGCAGTTGGTAAAGATATTGGCTAGCCTGGTGGCATTATGAACTTCTTTCAAGATGTTATGGGGTTTGATTACTACTCTGAAAGTGGAATATGGTGGTAAATTAAAGTTCTGTTTCTTTCGGAAGATAGAAAATGAGGAAATCAAATAATGAGAGGGAGGTAGAAATTGAGGAAACAAGTCAAACTTTCAGTGTTGTTTACTTGGGAAGATAGAGATATAgaaacatgataataaaataaaatgttcCACTTTGCCCACTCTTCTAATCTTCTCTGCCTATTCATCTCCAACTCTTTCCCCTCCTTACCTTTTCTGCTTCTGCAAGAAATTTTTTGATGCAAAGGAATTATTCACTGCATTGATAACTGAATTGATGATTTTATAAAAAAAGGGATAAATAACTCATTGAGATATTCCACAACTATCGAGCGGCATAATCTTGTAGTTGTAGCACGCATAGTAGTTCACAAGCAGAGGTAAGAATGAACAAATGAAGGTTTTGGCATTGGAGAAAATGTTGCCACTGGCACATGCTATTGCAAAGAAGTCTCTAATTTTGGACTCAAATGCTAGATATTCTGTCTGTGGATTGGTTATGGATGCACACCTACACGTATATATATAGGACATAATTCAGAAACTCTAAAGTTAAAATATCAATGTGGAGCTGTACTCTCTACACTAATAGCCGTATTAACCTAATACCTTTAACATGTTTGGATATGATTTGGCAAGGACTCCTGAATGGAGGCTTATCTAAAATCAACAGCTTGCCTTATCTACAACACAATTGGAAAAATCTGCACTTATGCATGGGTGCTACATAGTTTCTTATCTGAACTTTGTGATCATGAGCGATGCTTTTAATACTAACAGCGGATGAAACTGTCACCCATCTGTTTCCTGATTTTGTTTTTTGTTGAACCAAGCCCAGATGCAGTTCAACCAAAATTTCCCTATTCATTTTTACCAGTTTAGCTTCTGATTCGGTTGACCAGTTGAACCTACTGCTCCAGCCTGGTTCTgatagaaattttttcttctaTTTACGTTGGACTTCCTATTTTTTCGTCTTCCAGAGATGGTTTTTAACTTTCTAAACCATTATTAACCAGGATTTTGTTCTGCGTTTGGGAATTGACAGAAAACTTAACAAGCATAATGGTTATGTAAATACTGTGAGTCTCAATGAAAATGGGAATATTCTTGTATCCGGATCAGATGATGAAATGGTAATATTGTGGGATTGGGAGGTTGGGACTGTCAGGACTTCCTTCCACTCTGGACATAAAGACATTGTTTTACAGGCACGCTTCATGCCATGTACAGCTCATCATCAGACTATTGTTACATCTGCTGCAGATGGTGAGGTATATGCTGCAATATGATCTCTTGGCATTATTTCTTCTCTAGTTCCTCTTTAAGAGCAAATAATGTCTCTTGGAGTCTCTAAATTTTCATCAGGTAAGACTTGCACAATTACGTGAAGGTGGCCAAGTAACTACAGAATTGCTAGCTGAACATGATGATGCTGTTCATAAGGTAGCATTTGAGCCGCAAAATCCTCATGTTCTTTATAGTGGTGGTGAAGATGGCATAGTTCAGCATGTGAGTTGTGTAATATGTCTCTTGTATTTCTACAGAATTTCATTTACACAATTCTGATGTAGTTTACTTGCTCCCAGTTTGACCTTAGATGCAAAAATTCAACAAAGTTATTCATATGCAGACCGTTTAGAAGAAGACCGACTTATACATCATTTGTCAAGCTTATGGCTATTTCAATAGACCCAAGAAACCCAAACTATCTTGCAGTTGCTGGTGCACATGACTATGCTCTGGTATATGACATTCGCAAGTGCAAATGGGATGGATCAACAAATTATGGTCTTCCATGTGAAAATTTCTGTCCTACACATCTGATTGATCATAGTGACGGGATATCAGGGTTGTGTTTTTCTGATTCAAGTGAGCTGCTGGTCTCTTATATGAACGAATATATCTATCTCTTTCCAAAAGTTCAGGGTCTGGGTTCAAATCCTGCGTCCTTACTTTCTGATTGTGATTCAGAAGATAAATCTAATCCAGTCCTATCTACATCCAATGCGAGCCTAGGGATTAAGTTGTACAAAGGACGTTGGAGCGAACAGACTGCGAAGGATGTGCATTTTTTTGGACCGTATTGTGACTATGTGGTTAGTGGATCAGACTGTGGTCGCATATTTATTTGGAGAAAGAAAGATGGGGTACTTTTACGTGCTATGAAAGGTGATACACATGTGGTGAACTCTACTGTATCGCACCCTTATACCACCATGCTTGCAAGTTCTGGAATGGAGAAAGATGTAAAGATCTGGGTTCCTAACACCACTCAACCTTTCCAACTAGTAGATCTAGAggtaaatatcataaaaattacAAAATCATTGTTCTTACCACAACTTGAATGCTTACAGTTCCTTATTGATTGTATTGGGACGAGGAATTTTTTTCTCCAACCAGTAAATCTAGATAAGGTAAATATCATATAAGTTACATAATCTTTCTGCTTACCACATTGAAATCATGTGTTAGAATAAACTTAAATGTTTATTAGTTCCTTGTTGATTATATTGGGAACTTTCTTCGCAATCAAGCATCAATTCCTTGGTATAGTTTCTTGGAAATATTTGACCCAATTCTGTAGCAGGCTAGTTTACCTGGAGAAAAGATTTTTGTTACTTCGCTAATTTTATATGTTATTAATCCTTCAATTGGATATGGCTAATTAGCTGGACTCTGACTTCATTACCAGAGTTACGATGCGGAAGATCTTGCAtatgatgatgactcttatgatactGACTTCAGTGATAGCGATGATGACACCGAGGAAGATGTCTTTGCTGATGGTGTTAGTTTTTGATGATAGGGACGACAATGCTCATTTCAACAATTCACCTTAAGTGCAAAATATTACTGAGTTGGACATGAAGCCGATCAACAGTTGTAAGCTATTAGCGCAAATCTAGCCGCGTAAGTATAATCAATTAATATTTGCTGCTGAGCAAAAGTGATCTAGAAGATGTGCGTATCTTAAAATATCTAATATGAAGTATTTGAAGGCTGTTTTTTTCTGGGCATTACATAGTGAAATCTAAGCATGCAGTTTACAGAATTAGTGAATTAGTTTATTtgttttactctttttttttttcctgattTGAACATCATCTCCATGTGAACCAGTGTTGTACATGCTTCGGTGTCTTCACTCAACAATCAAGGGCAGATTAACATGTAGGCTACTAGTAGCCATTACGAAAGTAGCTGTTCCCTTGTAGGTTTGTATGACAGCATCAAAAGGCTCAAAATCTGACACGCAACCATTTCATCACAATCCTCAAAAAACTTGCTCCGACCGGATATCTAACATAAAatggaatttaaaataaaaactttgtCATCGTCACTGGACAAATGAATATAATGAATGTTTTTACATAGACGATTAGTTTATTTAGGTCAAACATTTTCTTTCAAGATTAAAACAAAACTCAAACAATTAGATttcaatgaaaaaaatattttttttcacaaGTAAATTAATTTGTAAATTTAACTTGCATGCAAAATCAAAACTCTAACTTAGTACTCACCCGCAAAGGCAATAATTCGCTTGACTAACCGAAAATGATTTTTGTGATAACATCGTTGACAAGCGTCAGCTAACCACTCAGATGAGGAAGCCCTGTTTTTTATGGCTGCAGATGTGAGGCTATTCTGACTATCGACTGGTTCCAATAGCTACGACTTAACCAACCAGAATTGAGTTGGGATcgcaattaattaatcaaattgtcTTGAAATTATGTATGATTGCCGAAGCATTCAATCTAATTCGTGTTACTCGAGTTAAAATAATTGCAGTTCCAAAAAGAAGTAAGAAATCAGCAATACTTTTAGTCGCAGATCGTTGAACTGTCGAGCTATTGCTGTTCTTGGGGAAGCGAGAAGTGGCAGAGAGCGCACGAGCAATTCCGCTCGAGCCATTTCTTCAGACACGCCTTATGCCTTATGAAAGAGATGATTACAAGGCATGGTCAACACTAGAACTATCATCCCCAAATCCTCTAGGCATAAGTCCGGTTCCTCAGCAGCGATCATCTTGAGGCCCTCCACCGTCGCTAGATACTAGACTGTGTTG is drawn from Zingiber officinale cultivar Zhangliang chromosome 1B, Zo_v1.1, whole genome shotgun sequence and contains these coding sequences:
- the LOC121981921 gene encoding DDB1- and CUL4-associated factor 6-like isoform X3, with amino-acid sequence MVILGKRQRSSGSGILNLYQREVGVLSPRNFSHRARASEDFVLRLGIDRKLNKHNGYVNTVSLNENGNILVSGSDDEMARFMPCTAHHQTIVTSAADGEVRLAQLREGGQVTTELLAEHDDAVHKVAFEPQNPHVLYSGGEDGIVQHFDLRCKNSTKLFICRPFRRRPTYTSFVKLMAISIDPRNPNYLAVAGAHDYALVYDIRKCKWDGSTNYGLPCENFCPTHLIDHSDGISGLCFSDSSELLVSYMNEYIYLFPKVQGLGSNPASLLSDCDSEDKSNPVLSTSNASLGIKLYKGRWSEQTAKDVHFFGPYCDYVVSGSDCGRIFIWRKKDGVLLRAMKGDTHVVNSTVSHPYTTMLASSGMEKDVKIWVPNTTQPFQLVDLESYDAEDLAYDDDSYDTDFSDSDDDTEEDVFADGVSF
- the LOC121981921 gene encoding DDB1- and CUL4-associated factor 6-like isoform X1, producing MVILGKRQRSSGSGILNLYQREVGVLSPRNFSHRARASEDFVLRLGIDRKLNKHNGYVNTVSLNENGNILVSGSDDEMVILWDWEVGTVRTSFHSGHKDIVLQARFMPCTAHHQTIVTSAADGEVRLAQLREGGQVTTELLAEHDDAVHKVAFEPQNPHVLYSGGEDGIVQHFDLRCKNSTKLFICRPFRRRPTYTSFVKLMAISIDPRNPNYLAVAGAHDYALVYDIRKCKWDGSTNYGLPCENFCPTHLIDHSDGISGLCFSDSSELLVSYMNEYIYLFPKVQGLGSNPASLLSDCDSEDKSNPVLSTSNASLGIKLYKGRWSEQTAKDVHFFGPYCDYVVSGSDCGRIFIWRKKDGVLLRAMKGDTHVVNSTVSHPYTTMLASSGMEKDVKIWVPNTTQPFQLVDLESYDAEDLAYDDDSYDTDFSDSDDDTEEDVFADGVSF
- the LOC121981921 gene encoding DDB1- and CUL4-associated factor 6-like isoform X2, with the protein product MPNSEVEMQMHVNNSLLLLVIRVETDKDFVLRLGIDRKLNKHNGYVNTVSLNENGNILVSGSDDEMVILWDWEVGTVRTSFHSGHKDIVLQARFMPCTAHHQTIVTSAADGEVRLAQLREGGQVTTELLAEHDDAVHKVAFEPQNPHVLYSGGEDGIVQHFDLRCKNSTKLFICRPFRRRPTYTSFVKLMAISIDPRNPNYLAVAGAHDYALVYDIRKCKWDGSTNYGLPCENFCPTHLIDHSDGISGLCFSDSSELLVSYMNEYIYLFPKVQGLGSNPASLLSDCDSEDKSNPVLSTSNASLGIKLYKGRWSEQTAKDVHFFGPYCDYVVSGSDCGRIFIWRKKDGVLLRAMKGDTHVVNSTVSHPYTTMLASSGMEKDVKIWVPNTTQPFQLVDLESYDAEDLAYDDDSYDTDFSDSDDDTEEDVFADGVSF
- the LOC121981921 gene encoding DDB1- and CUL4-associated factor 8-like isoform X4, producing the protein MVILWDWEVGTVRTSFHSGHKDIVLQARFMPCTAHHQTIVTSAADGEVRLAQLREGGQVTTELLAEHDDAVHKVAFEPQNPHVLYSGGEDGIVQHFDLRCKNSTKLFICRPFRRRPTYTSFVKLMAISIDPRNPNYLAVAGAHDYALVYDIRKCKWDGSTNYGLPCENFCPTHLIDHSDGISGLCFSDSSELLVSYMNEYIYLFPKVQGLGSNPASLLSDCDSEDKSNPVLSTSNASLGIKLYKGRWSEQTAKDVHFFGPYCDYVVSGSDCGRIFIWRKKDGVLLRAMKGDTHVVNSTVSHPYTTMLASSGMEKDVKIWVPNTTQPFQLVDLESYDAEDLAYDDDSYDTDFSDSDDDTEEDVFADGVSF